One segment of Clavelina lepadiformis chromosome 2, kaClaLepa1.1, whole genome shotgun sequence DNA contains the following:
- the LOC143447428 gene encoding ATP-binding cassette sub-family C member 5-like isoform X1, whose product MTKLNGAGEQKSQVNSHTTGIKKSSLTVTKSCSSEDFHENGSKHTKYWRALQNFKPIRMKKRKAPAAIDNANLFSFMTFNWLTSTILKARKSLKLEDLPILSEYDSAKSSAERLTRLYEKDKKENKTPSIKRILLRYIRTRTIASSIAISISVTAAVISPAFLVSRLIRFAALPNPSLGYGIGLVCALGLTEFSRTCFFALYWAITYRTTIRVRAAVLALIFQKIARLRSLKDKSVGELVNLLANDGQRLDEAFQLCGLLVGTPFMLLLATIFCCIFIGWTALVGVFAFAAFLPLQVFLAEKMAKYRRKTIEITDKRVRMMNEILTCVKLIKMYAWEKSFAKVIGKIRDQERAILARAGFVQSFQVTIVPIVPVMSTVFLFLVHTLVGYPLDATIALTILAIFNSLRFILGVMPHAVKAVSEVFVSFNRIDSLLLMEEMEKYYITTTSDVTAVEIKHLTSAWDVIEKKERSKRSKKKVKSETENQKQTEKTQPVLFDVSITVPKKRLIGICGSVGSGKSSFISSILGHLRIQKGSVGINGTLAYVPQQAWIFHASVRDNILFGMPWDKEKYEQVVAACSLSSDFEILPDKDFTEVGERGLNLSGGQKQRISLARAVYSEREIVLLDDPLSAVDAHVGKHIFFECIKKILANRTVIFVTHQLQYLKDCDEVVMLKEGRITEYGQHNELMTNKSDYSELINNFYLEQEKEKKSQGETVETELVKKMMRDKTFSGVSRNALDTLGLASIGSRHPKPQGSPTVFRRFPSVRSVSSLTAEGGIAIAHIPDEINVLDEENDEVDQEPSVLIQTETTHTGSVSMATYIAYVKASGGYILATIVGLLFITLLFGNTFNNWWLTYWINQGGACIDQSSVNTSTSAASASDCERDPNITTGENLNFYQIIYFVILVIVIVVGIVRSFLYTRITVGASSHLHNKLFESVLKSPMRFFDTTPTGRILNRFSRDMDDADVRIPLYMDLFLHQGLYLLFAIVTMIIVFPWFAIAIAVLAVIFVVLYVFFRSAMREFKRLENVTRSPWFSHVTSTVQGLSTIHAYNKTDDVIETFNKLLDDNSTPHFTYLCSIRWLSVRLDSLTVLISITIALFVVISAVAPEGLGQTSASFAGLALSYAITMTTLFQVCVRFSVETESYFTSVERINEYIKQCFSEVEPGKAFKNPPEDWPQNGEIKFESVSMRYRPKLPLVLKRVSFIIKPKEKIGIVGRTGSGKSSLGTVLFKLVNLSSGRILIDNVNIDEIGLDDLRRNLSIIPQDPVLFVGTVRYNLDPFSQYSDEEIWKALERTHMKNVISELSRKLEAEVVENGENFSVGERQLLCMARAILRHSRIIMLDEATAAIDSETDSLVQETIRDVFKDCTMLTIAHRLNTVLTCDKIMVLDEGKVVELDEPTTLLRNPKSYFSKMILAAANVQGKDEISSDDVMADLSTNPKESRDGSFCFVIGIGHLDELVIRPLCWKPFRSTKKLTICQSSLVYKQFLTLMDLYLVRQHQDIIIKIFRVTQIQIYLLQVNFRESQDVIVGISVTLIQICLLYLGKDQDNIYEIFPVIQIHTNLVNIGKNQNVIIDIYVTSIQICLLRHTLVNLR is encoded by the exons ATGACCAAGCTTAACGGAGCGGGTGAGCAAAAATCTCAGGTAAACAGTCACACAACAGGAATTAAGAAAAGTAGCTTGACTGTTACGAAGAGTTGTTCATCAGAAGACTTCCATGAAAATGGCTCCAAGCATACGAAATACTGGAGAGctttacaaaatttcaaaccGATTCGAATGAAAAA ACGAAAGGCTCCAGCAGCAATAGACAACGCCAATCTCTTTTCGTTTATGACATTCAATTGGTTGACGTCGACCATCTTGAAAGCACGGAAAAGTCTTAAACTCGAAGACTTACCAATTCTTTCTGAGTATGACTCCGCCAAAAGCTCAGCGGAAAG ATTAACTCGTTTGTATGAGAAAgacaagaaagaaaacaaaactccGTCGATTAAGAGAATTCTCCTGCGCTACATCAGAACACGAACGATTGCGTCGTCAATCGCCATTTCTATTTCAGTTACCGCAGCTGTTATAAGCCCG GCTTTCTTGGTGAGCAGATTAATAAGATTTGCCGCTCTGCCAAATCCGAGTCTGGGATACGGTATTGGGCTGGTGTGTGCACTGGGTTTAACCGAGTTTTCCCGGACGTGTTTTTTTGCTCTATACTGGGCAATAACCTACAG AACAACAATTAGAGTGAGAGCAGCCGTTCTCGCACTCATCTTTCAGAAAATCGCTCGATTAAGAAGTCTAAAAGATAAGTCAGTTGGAGAG CTGGTTAACCTCCTGGCCAACGACGGACAACGTTTGGACGAGGCGTTTCAGTTATGCGGGCTTTTGGTGGGTACTCCTTTCATGTTGCTATTGGCAACCATATTTTGCTGCATCTTCATTGGCTGGACAGCGCTGGTTGGTGTCTTCGCTTTTGCTGCATTTCTTCCATTGCAG GTGTTTCTTGCTGAAAAGATGGCAAAGTATCGGCGGAAAACTATCGAAATCACCGATAAAAGAGTGAGAATGATGAACGAGATCTTGACTTGTGTCAAACTTATCAAAATGTACGCCTGGGAGAAAAGCTTTGCGAAAGTTATTG GCAAAATCCGGGATCAGGAACGAGCTATTCTTGCCAGAGCTGGATTCGTGCAAAGTTTTCAAGTTACGATCGTACCTATAGTTCCAGTTATGTCAACggtgtttttgtttcttgttcATACTCTTGTTGGATATCCACTTGATGCTACTATT GCACTCACCATCCTTGCTATTTTTAATTCCTTGAGATTTATCCTCGGCGTGATGCCACATGCGGTCAAGGCCGTATCAGAG GTGTTCGTTTCATTTAACCGAATCGACAGTTTGCTTTTGATGGAAGAAATGGAGAAATACTACATCACAACAACAAGTGATGTCACAGCTGTTGAGATCAAGCACTTAACATCAGCATGGGATGTAATAGAAAAG AAAGAGAGATCTAAACGATCCAAGAAAAAAGTGAAATCAGAAACTGAAAaccaaaaacaaacagaaaagaCCCAACCGGTGTTATTCGATGTATCAATAACGGTACCTAAGAAGAG ATTAATAGGGATTTGCGGATCTGTTGGATCGGGAAAGTCTTCATTTATTTCTTCAATTCTGGGACATCTTCGAATCCAGAAAGGAAGTGTTGGCATCAATGGCACCCTGGCTTACGTGCCACAGCAAGCCTGGATATTCCACGCAAGTGTCCGAGATAATATTCTGTTTGGAATGCCATGGGACAAAGAGAAATATGAACAGG tGGTGGCAGCTTGCTCTTTGAGCTCCGATTTTGAGATTTTACCTGACAAAGATTTCACTGAAGTTGGAGAGAGGGGACTCAACCTATCCGGAGGACAAAAGCAGAGGATAAGCTTGGCCAG AGCGGTGTATAGCGAACGTGAAATCGTTTTATTGGACGATCCACTGTCTGCCGTCGATGCCCATGTTGGCAAGCACATCTTCTTCGAATGCATCAAGAAAATTCTCGCAAACAGGACGGTGATATTCGTCACGCATCAGTTGCAATACTTAAAAGATTGTGACGAAGTTGTGATGCTGAAAGAAGGCAGAATTACTGAATATGGTCAACACAACGAGCTTATGACGAACAAGTCCGATTACTCTGAGCTCATTAA CAACTTCTACCTGGAACAagagaaagaaaagaaatctCAAGGTGAAACAGTTGAGACCGAACTCGTGAAAAAAATGATGAGAGACAAAACATTCAGCGGAGTGTCACGCAACGCTCTTG ACACACTAGGTTTGGCGTCGATTGGTTCCAGGCATCCTAAGCCTCAAGGATCGCCGACTGTTTTCCGTCGTTTTCCGAGTGTACGGTCAGTTTCTAGTTTGACAGCTGAGGGCGGTATTGCAATAGCTCATATTCCCGATGAAATAAATGTTCTGGATGAAGAAAACG ACGAGGTTGATCAAGAACCGTCCGTGCTTATCCAGACGGAAACTACTCATACGGGGTCGGTGTCAATGGCAACATACATAGCATACGTCAAAGCCAGTGGAGG TTACATCTTAGCAACCATCGTTGGATTGCTGTTTATAACTCTGCTCTTTGGCAACACTTTTAATAACTGGTGGTTGACTTACTGGATAAATCAGGGTGGTGCCTGCATTGACCAGTCCTCCG TTAACACTTCAACAAGTGCTGCATCAGCGTCAGATTGTGAAAGAGATCCCAATATAACCACTGgagaaaatttgaatttttatcaG ATAATCTATTTCGTCATTCTGGTCATCGTCATAGTAGTGGGGATTGTGAGATCGTTCCTTTATACCCGAATCACTGTTGGAGCGTCTTCCCATCTGCACAATAAGTTGTTTGAGTCAGTGTTGAAAAGTCCCATGAGATTCTTTGACACGACGCCGACCGGCCGGATCTTAAACAG GTTTTCACGAGACATGGACGATGCCGACGTTCGAATTCCTCTTTACATGGATTTGTTCCTGCACCAA GGACTGTATTTGCTCTTCGCTATCGTTACAATGATCATTGTCTTTCCGTGGTTTGCAATTGCGATTGCGGTGTTGGCGGTGATTTTTGTCGTCCTCTACGTTTTCTTTCGTAGTGCCATGAGAGAATTTAAACGGCTGGAAAATGTCACCAG GTCACCTTGGTTTTCTCACGTGACTTCTACCGTCCAGGGTCTCAGCACGATCCATGCTTACAACAAAACCGATGACGTCATTGAAAC GTTCAACAAGCTTTTAGACGACAATAGCACACCTCATTTTACATACCTTTGCTCAATAAGATGGCTCTCTGTAAGACTGGACAGTTTGACAGTTTTAATCTCAATAACGATCGCCCTTTTTGTCGTCATCTCGGCTGTCGCTCCGGAAGGCCTCGGGCAGACTTCTGCATCGTTCGCCGGACTTGCTCTTTCGTATGCAATCACG ATGACAACACTGTTCCAAGTCTGTGTTCGATTCAGCGTCGAAACTGAATCATACTTCACATCGGTCGAACGTATCAACGAATATATCAAGCAATGCTTCTCGGAAGTCGAACCTGGTAAAGCCTTTAAAAATCCTCCTGAAGATTGGCCACAAAATGGCGAAATCAA ATTCGAAAGCGTCAGTATGCGATATCGTCCCAAGCTTCCTTTAGTTTTAAAGCGAGTCAGTTTCATCATCAAACCCAAGGAAAAAATTGGAATTGTTGGTAGAACCGGCTCAG GAAAGTCGTCATTAGGAACGGTTCTTTTCAAACTTGTCAATCTCTCAAGTGGTCGAATTTTGATTGACAATGTCAACATTGATGAAATTGGACTAGATGATCTCCGCAGGAACCTTTCGATCATTCCACAAGATCCGGTGCTTTTTGTTGGAACCGTCCGTTATAATCTCGATCCTTTCTCACAATATTCTGATGAGGAAATCTGGAAAGCCCTAGAACGAACTCACATGAAAAACGTG ATAAGTGAGCTTTCTAGAAAACTTGAGGCGGAAGTTGTCGAAAACGGTGAAAATTTTAGCGTCGGCGAACGTCAGCTCCTGTGTATGGCGCGCGCCATCTTGCGCCACTCCCGAATCATTATGTTGGACGAAGCCACAGCTGCGATTGACAGCGAGACTGACAGTTTGGTTCAGGAGACGATACGCGACGTGTTTAAGGATTGCACGATGTTAACAATCGCACATCGATTGAACACAGTTTTAACTTGCGACAAGATTATGGTGCTGGATGAAGGAAAG GTGGTGGAACTTGATGAACCGACCACGTTACTGAGAAACCCAAAATCTTATTTCTCAAAAATGATCCTCGCAGCCGCCAACGTCCAAGGTAAGGATGAGATTTCAAGTGATGACGTCATGGCCGATTTGTCTACCAATCCGAAAGAGTCACGCGACG
- the LOC143447428 gene encoding ATP-binding cassette sub-family C member 5-like isoform X3: MTKLNGAGEQKSQVNSHTTGIKKSSLTVTKSCSSEDFHENGSKHTKYWRALQNFKPIRMKKRKAPAAIDNANLFSFMTFNWLTSTILKARKSLKLEDLPILSEYDSAKSSAERLTRLYEKDKKENKTPSIKRILLRYIRTRTIASSIAISISVTAAVISPAFLVSRLIRFAALPNPSLGYGIGLVCALGLTEFSRTCFFALYWAITYRTTIRVRAAVLALIFQKIARLRSLKDKSVGELVNLLANDGQRLDEAFQLCGLLVGTPFMLLLATIFCCIFIGWTALVGVFAFAAFLPLQVFLAEKMAKYRRKTIEITDKRVRMMNEILTCVKLIKMYAWEKSFAKVIGKIRDQERAILARAGFVQSFQVTIVPIVPVMSTVFLFLVHTLVGYPLDATIALTILAIFNSLRFILGVMPHAVKAVSEVFVSFNRIDSLLLMEEMEKYYITTTSDVTAVEIKHLTSAWDVIEKKERSKRSKKKVKSETENQKQTEKTQPVLFDVSITVPKKRLIGICGSVGSGKSSFISSILGHLRIQKGSVGINGTLAYVPQQAWIFHASVRDNILFGMPWDKEKYEQVVAACSLSSDFEILPDKDFTEVGERGLNLSGGQKQRISLARAVYSEREIVLLDDPLSAVDAHVGKHIFFECIKKILANRTVIFVTHQLQYLKDCDEVVMLKEGRITEYGQHNELMTNKSDYSELINNFYLEQEKEKKSQGETVETELVKKMMRDKTFSGVSRNALDTLGLASIGSRHPKPQGSPTVFRRFPSVRSVSSLTAEGGIAIAHIPDEINVLDEENDEVDQEPSVLIQTETTHTGSVSMATYIAYVKASGGYILATIVGLLFITLLFGNTFNNWWLTYWINQGGACIDQSSVNTSTSAASASDCERDPNITTGENLNFYQIIYFVILVIVIVVGIVRSFLYTRITVGASSHLHNKLFESVLKSPMRFFDTTPTGRILNRFSRDMDDADVRIPLYMDLFLHQGLYLLFAIVTMIIVFPWFAIAIAVLAVIFVVLYVFFRSAMREFKRLENVTRSPWFSHVTSTVQGLSTIHAYNKTDDVIETFNKLLDDNSTPHFTYLCSIRWLSVRLDSLTVLISITIALFVVISAVAPEGLGQTSASFAGLALSYAITMTTLFQVCVRFSVETESYFTSVERINEYIKQCFSEVEPGKAFKNPPEDWPQNGEIKFESVSMRYRPKLPLVLKRVSFIIKPKEKIGIVGRTGSGKSSLGTVLFKLVNLSSGRILIDNVNIDEIGLDDLRRNLSIIPQDPVLFVGTVRYNLDPFSQYSDEEIWKALERTHMKNVISELSRKLEAEVVENGENFSVGERQLLCMARAILRHSRIIMLDEATAAIDSETDSLVQETIRDVFKDCTMLTIAHRLNTVLTCDKIMVLDEGKVVELDEPTTLLRNPKSYFSKMILAAANVQGKDEISSDDVMADLSTNPKESRDGSFCFVIGIGHLDELVIRPLCWKPFRSTKKLTICQSSLVYKQFLTLMDLYLDNIKTSLSRSFE; encoded by the exons ATGACCAAGCTTAACGGAGCGGGTGAGCAAAAATCTCAGGTAAACAGTCACACAACAGGAATTAAGAAAAGTAGCTTGACTGTTACGAAGAGTTGTTCATCAGAAGACTTCCATGAAAATGGCTCCAAGCATACGAAATACTGGAGAGctttacaaaatttcaaaccGATTCGAATGAAAAA ACGAAAGGCTCCAGCAGCAATAGACAACGCCAATCTCTTTTCGTTTATGACATTCAATTGGTTGACGTCGACCATCTTGAAAGCACGGAAAAGTCTTAAACTCGAAGACTTACCAATTCTTTCTGAGTATGACTCCGCCAAAAGCTCAGCGGAAAG ATTAACTCGTTTGTATGAGAAAgacaagaaagaaaacaaaactccGTCGATTAAGAGAATTCTCCTGCGCTACATCAGAACACGAACGATTGCGTCGTCAATCGCCATTTCTATTTCAGTTACCGCAGCTGTTATAAGCCCG GCTTTCTTGGTGAGCAGATTAATAAGATTTGCCGCTCTGCCAAATCCGAGTCTGGGATACGGTATTGGGCTGGTGTGTGCACTGGGTTTAACCGAGTTTTCCCGGACGTGTTTTTTTGCTCTATACTGGGCAATAACCTACAG AACAACAATTAGAGTGAGAGCAGCCGTTCTCGCACTCATCTTTCAGAAAATCGCTCGATTAAGAAGTCTAAAAGATAAGTCAGTTGGAGAG CTGGTTAACCTCCTGGCCAACGACGGACAACGTTTGGACGAGGCGTTTCAGTTATGCGGGCTTTTGGTGGGTACTCCTTTCATGTTGCTATTGGCAACCATATTTTGCTGCATCTTCATTGGCTGGACAGCGCTGGTTGGTGTCTTCGCTTTTGCTGCATTTCTTCCATTGCAG GTGTTTCTTGCTGAAAAGATGGCAAAGTATCGGCGGAAAACTATCGAAATCACCGATAAAAGAGTGAGAATGATGAACGAGATCTTGACTTGTGTCAAACTTATCAAAATGTACGCCTGGGAGAAAAGCTTTGCGAAAGTTATTG GCAAAATCCGGGATCAGGAACGAGCTATTCTTGCCAGAGCTGGATTCGTGCAAAGTTTTCAAGTTACGATCGTACCTATAGTTCCAGTTATGTCAACggtgtttttgtttcttgttcATACTCTTGTTGGATATCCACTTGATGCTACTATT GCACTCACCATCCTTGCTATTTTTAATTCCTTGAGATTTATCCTCGGCGTGATGCCACATGCGGTCAAGGCCGTATCAGAG GTGTTCGTTTCATTTAACCGAATCGACAGTTTGCTTTTGATGGAAGAAATGGAGAAATACTACATCACAACAACAAGTGATGTCACAGCTGTTGAGATCAAGCACTTAACATCAGCATGGGATGTAATAGAAAAG AAAGAGAGATCTAAACGATCCAAGAAAAAAGTGAAATCAGAAACTGAAAaccaaaaacaaacagaaaagaCCCAACCGGTGTTATTCGATGTATCAATAACGGTACCTAAGAAGAG ATTAATAGGGATTTGCGGATCTGTTGGATCGGGAAAGTCTTCATTTATTTCTTCAATTCTGGGACATCTTCGAATCCAGAAAGGAAGTGTTGGCATCAATGGCACCCTGGCTTACGTGCCACAGCAAGCCTGGATATTCCACGCAAGTGTCCGAGATAATATTCTGTTTGGAATGCCATGGGACAAAGAGAAATATGAACAGG tGGTGGCAGCTTGCTCTTTGAGCTCCGATTTTGAGATTTTACCTGACAAAGATTTCACTGAAGTTGGAGAGAGGGGACTCAACCTATCCGGAGGACAAAAGCAGAGGATAAGCTTGGCCAG AGCGGTGTATAGCGAACGTGAAATCGTTTTATTGGACGATCCACTGTCTGCCGTCGATGCCCATGTTGGCAAGCACATCTTCTTCGAATGCATCAAGAAAATTCTCGCAAACAGGACGGTGATATTCGTCACGCATCAGTTGCAATACTTAAAAGATTGTGACGAAGTTGTGATGCTGAAAGAAGGCAGAATTACTGAATATGGTCAACACAACGAGCTTATGACGAACAAGTCCGATTACTCTGAGCTCATTAA CAACTTCTACCTGGAACAagagaaagaaaagaaatctCAAGGTGAAACAGTTGAGACCGAACTCGTGAAAAAAATGATGAGAGACAAAACATTCAGCGGAGTGTCACGCAACGCTCTTG ACACACTAGGTTTGGCGTCGATTGGTTCCAGGCATCCTAAGCCTCAAGGATCGCCGACTGTTTTCCGTCGTTTTCCGAGTGTACGGTCAGTTTCTAGTTTGACAGCTGAGGGCGGTATTGCAATAGCTCATATTCCCGATGAAATAAATGTTCTGGATGAAGAAAACG ACGAGGTTGATCAAGAACCGTCCGTGCTTATCCAGACGGAAACTACTCATACGGGGTCGGTGTCAATGGCAACATACATAGCATACGTCAAAGCCAGTGGAGG TTACATCTTAGCAACCATCGTTGGATTGCTGTTTATAACTCTGCTCTTTGGCAACACTTTTAATAACTGGTGGTTGACTTACTGGATAAATCAGGGTGGTGCCTGCATTGACCAGTCCTCCG TTAACACTTCAACAAGTGCTGCATCAGCGTCAGATTGTGAAAGAGATCCCAATATAACCACTGgagaaaatttgaatttttatcaG ATAATCTATTTCGTCATTCTGGTCATCGTCATAGTAGTGGGGATTGTGAGATCGTTCCTTTATACCCGAATCACTGTTGGAGCGTCTTCCCATCTGCACAATAAGTTGTTTGAGTCAGTGTTGAAAAGTCCCATGAGATTCTTTGACACGACGCCGACCGGCCGGATCTTAAACAG GTTTTCACGAGACATGGACGATGCCGACGTTCGAATTCCTCTTTACATGGATTTGTTCCTGCACCAA GGACTGTATTTGCTCTTCGCTATCGTTACAATGATCATTGTCTTTCCGTGGTTTGCAATTGCGATTGCGGTGTTGGCGGTGATTTTTGTCGTCCTCTACGTTTTCTTTCGTAGTGCCATGAGAGAATTTAAACGGCTGGAAAATGTCACCAG GTCACCTTGGTTTTCTCACGTGACTTCTACCGTCCAGGGTCTCAGCACGATCCATGCTTACAACAAAACCGATGACGTCATTGAAAC GTTCAACAAGCTTTTAGACGACAATAGCACACCTCATTTTACATACCTTTGCTCAATAAGATGGCTCTCTGTAAGACTGGACAGTTTGACAGTTTTAATCTCAATAACGATCGCCCTTTTTGTCGTCATCTCGGCTGTCGCTCCGGAAGGCCTCGGGCAGACTTCTGCATCGTTCGCCGGACTTGCTCTTTCGTATGCAATCACG ATGACAACACTGTTCCAAGTCTGTGTTCGATTCAGCGTCGAAACTGAATCATACTTCACATCGGTCGAACGTATCAACGAATATATCAAGCAATGCTTCTCGGAAGTCGAACCTGGTAAAGCCTTTAAAAATCCTCCTGAAGATTGGCCACAAAATGGCGAAATCAA ATTCGAAAGCGTCAGTATGCGATATCGTCCCAAGCTTCCTTTAGTTTTAAAGCGAGTCAGTTTCATCATCAAACCCAAGGAAAAAATTGGAATTGTTGGTAGAACCGGCTCAG GAAAGTCGTCATTAGGAACGGTTCTTTTCAAACTTGTCAATCTCTCAAGTGGTCGAATTTTGATTGACAATGTCAACATTGATGAAATTGGACTAGATGATCTCCGCAGGAACCTTTCGATCATTCCACAAGATCCGGTGCTTTTTGTTGGAACCGTCCGTTATAATCTCGATCCTTTCTCACAATATTCTGATGAGGAAATCTGGAAAGCCCTAGAACGAACTCACATGAAAAACGTG ATAAGTGAGCTTTCTAGAAAACTTGAGGCGGAAGTTGTCGAAAACGGTGAAAATTTTAGCGTCGGCGAACGTCAGCTCCTGTGTATGGCGCGCGCCATCTTGCGCCACTCCCGAATCATTATGTTGGACGAAGCCACAGCTGCGATTGACAGCGAGACTGACAGTTTGGTTCAGGAGACGATACGCGACGTGTTTAAGGATTGCACGATGTTAACAATCGCACATCGATTGAACACAGTTTTAACTTGCGACAAGATTATGGTGCTGGATGAAGGAAAG GTGGTGGAACTTGATGAACCGACCACGTTACTGAGAAACCCAAAATCTTATTTCTCAAAAATGATCCTCGCAGCCGCCAACGTCCAAGGTAAGGATGAGATTTCAAGTGATGACGTCATGGCCGATTTGTCTACCAATCCGAAAGAGTCACGCGACG